The following are from one region of the Pocillopora verrucosa isolate sample1 chromosome 3, ASM3666991v2, whole genome shotgun sequence genome:
- the LOC131798285 gene encoding microfibril-associated glycoprotein 4-like yields MAMKNHAIKISEVPNEGSCKIICLMEPNCVSINVGPVVGGNQKCELNNATEENAPFLLVNNLSYTYLAIENPCSSSPCVNSGTCQAGFTYKGFHCVFRERFTGETCQVEAVKRNCAEIYNSGKRRDGVYTIKPDNLPAFDVFCDQTTAGGGWAVFQKRLNGSVDFYRYWNDYKRGFGDLKSEFWLGLDKIHRLISDNNSMLRVDLEDFEGNTRYAEYNMFGVMSEKDKYKLLLGSYSGNSGGSLAYHRGMPFTTKDQDNDNKGDHNCAIQYEGAWWYDDCHRSNLNGLYLRGNHSSFANGVNWFHWKGYYYSLKRTEMKIRPVDF; encoded by the exons ATGGCCATGAAAAATCACGCGATCAAAATTTCAGAGGTGCCAAACGAAGGGAGCTGCAAAATAATATGTTTgatggagcctaattgtgtgtccatcaatgttGGACCTGTTGtaggaggaaaccaaaaatgcgagttgaataacgccacggaGGAAAATGCTCCATTTCTTCTCGTGAACAATCTGAgttacacatatcttgcaatcgag aatccatgcagcagcAGCCCATGCGTAAACAGTGGcacctgtcaagctggattcaccTACAAAGGTTTTCATTGTGTCTTTCGGGAAAGATTCACTGGAGAAACCTGCcaagttgaag CTG TCAAAAGGAACTGTGCAGAAATCTACAATTCGGGTAAACGAAGGGACGGCGTGTACACCATcaaacctgataatttgcctgcctttgatgtattctgtgaccaaacaacagccgGTGGTGGGTGGGCGGTGTTCCAGAAAAGACTgaacggctcggttgatttctaccgctaCTGGAATGACTACAAACGTGGTTTTGGTgacctgaaaagtgaattttggttggGACTAGACAAGATTCACCGGCTGATCTCAGATAATAACAGCATGCTGCGTGTggacttggaagactttgaagggaacacTCGATATGCTGAGTATAACatgtttggtgttatgagtgagaaagacaagtacaaaCTGCTCCTTGGTTcttattcag gaaattctggtgGCTCTCTTGCTTATCATCGCGGTATGCCATTCACCActaaagatcaagataatgacaataaGGGAGATCACAACTGTGCCATTCAGTACgaaggagcctggtggtacgaTGATTGTCACCGAtcaaatctcaatggtttaTATCTTCGTGGCAATCACTCCTCCTTTGCTAATGGAGTGAACTGGTTTCACTGGAAAGGATATTATTACTCCCTCaagagaaccgagatgaaaataagaccagtagatttctga
- the LOC136279687 gene encoding microfibril-associated glycoprotein 4-like gives MAMKNRAIKSAEVPNEGSCRIMCLMEPNCVSINVGPVAGGNQKCELNNATEENHAPFLLVNNPGYTYLAIEVTFHILTKNPCSISPCLNSGTCQAGFTYKGFRCVCRERFSGQTCQVEVKRNCAEIFKSTGKPTNGVYTIKPDNLPAFDVFCDQTTAGGGWTVFQKRLNGSVDFYRDWNDYKHGFGDLKSEFWLGLDEIHRLTSDNNSMLRVDLEDFEGNTRYAEYNLFGVMSEKDKYKLILGSYSGNSGNSLALHRGMPFSTKDQDNDNQGGRNCAIRFKGAWWYERCHHSNLNGLYHRGNHPSFADGVNWKHWKGYHYSVKRTEMKIRPVDF, from the exons atggccatgaaaaaTCGCGCGATCAAAAGTGCAGAGGTGCCAAACGAAGGGAGCTGCAGAATAATGTGTTTgatggagcctaattgtgtgtccatcaatgttGGACCTGTTGcaggaggaaaccaaaaatgcgagttgaataacgccacggaGGAAAACCATGCTCCATTTCTTCTCGTGAACAATCCGggttacacatatcttgcaatcgaggtaacaTTTCACATTCTTACGAAA aatccatgcagcatcagcccatgcttaaacagtggcacctgtcaagctggattcacttataaaggttttcgttgtgtctGTCGGGAGAGATTCAGTGGACAAACCTGCcaagttgaag tcaaaagaaactgcgCAGAAATCTTCAAATCCACGGGTAAACCAACTAACGGTGTGTACaccattaaacctgataatttgcctgcctttgatgtattctgtgaccaaacaacagccgGTGGAGGGTGGACAGTGTTCCAGAAAAGACTgaacggctcggttgatttctaccgcgactggaacgactacaaacatggcttcggtgacctgaaaagtgaattttggttggGACTGGACGAGATTCACCGGCTGACTTCAGATAATAACAGTATGCTGCGTGTGGACTTGGAGGACTTCGAAGGGAATACGCGTTATGCTGagtataacttgtttggtgttatgagtgagaaagacaagtacaagctgaTCCTTGGCTCTTATTCAG gaaattctggtAACTCTCTTGCTCTACATCGCGGTATGCCGTTCAGCActaaagatcaagataatgacaatcAGGGAGGTCGCAACTGCGCCATTAggttcaaaggagcctggtggtacgaGAGGTGTCACcactcaaatctcaatggtttaTATCATCGTGGCAATCACCCCTCCTTTGCTGATGGAGTGAACTGGAAACACTGGAAAGGATATCATTACTCTGTAaagagaaccgagatgaaaataagaccagtggatttctga
- the LOC131772342 gene encoding microfibril-associated glycoprotein 4-like → MAMKSHAIKSAEVPNEGSCKVICLMEPNCVSINIGPVVGGSQKCELNNVTGENYAPFLPVNNPGYTYLAIENPCRSSPCLNNGICQAGFTYKGFRCVCQERFTGETCQVSEVKRNCAEIYKSAGKPNDGVYTIKPDNLPAFDVFCDQTKAGGGWTVFQKRLNGSVDFYRYWNDYKHGFGDLKSEFWLGLDKIHRLTSDNNSMLRVDLEDFEGNTRYAEYNLFGVMSEKDKYKLILGSYSGNSGDSLALHRGMPFTTKDQDNDNHKSHNCAIKYQGAWWYERCHHSNLNGLYHRGNHSSYANGVNWFHWKGHHYSLMRTEMKIRPVDF, encoded by the exons ATGGCCATGAAAAGTCACGCGATCAAAAGTGCAGAGGTGCCAAACGAAGGGAGCTGCAAAGTAATATGTTTgatggagcctaattgtgtgtcTATCAATATTGGACCTGTTGTAGGAGGAAGccaaaaatgcgagttgaataaCGTCACGGGGGAAAACTATGCTCCATTTCTTCCCGTGAACAATCCGggttacacatatcttgcaatcgag aatCCATGCAGAAGTAGCCCATGCTTAAACAATGGCATctgtcaagctggattcacctataaaggttttcgttgtgtctGTCAGGAAAGATTCACTGGAGAAACCTGCCAAGTCAGTGAAG tcaaaagaaactgcgCAGAAATCTACAAATCCGCGGGCAAACCAAATGACGGTGTGTACaccattaaacctgataatttgcctgcctttgatgtattctgtgaccaaacaaaaGCCGGTGGAGGGTGGACAGTGTTCCAGAAAAGATTgaacggctcggttgatttctaccgctactggaacgactacaaacatggctttggtgacctaaaaagtgaattttggttgggactggacaagattcaccggCTGACCTCAGATAATAACAGCATGCTACGTGTGGACTTGGAGGACTTTGAAGGGAATACTCGATATGCTGagtataacttgtttggtgttatgagtgagaaagacaagtacaagctgaTCCTTGGCTCTTATTCAG gaaattctggtgactCTCTTGCTCTACATCGCGGTATGCCGTTCACCActaaagatcaagataatgacaatcATAAAAGTCACAACTGCGCCATTAAGTACcaaggagcctggtggtacgaGAGGTGTCACcactcaaatctcaatggtttaTATCATCGTGGCAATCACTCCTCCTATGCTAATGGAGTGAACTGGTTTCACTGGAAAGGACATCATTACTCCTTAATgagaaccgagatgaaaataagaccagtggatTTCTGA
- the LOC131772294 gene encoding inositol monophosphatase 1, translating into MADDSVQTGEQDIQEYFDTAVKIARQAGQVVFEAFHKEKNIDTKSCGTDLVTETDKYVEELIIGTLAEKFPSHSFIGEESVSAGKKSILTDNPTWIIDPIDGTTNFVHRYPMVAICIGLAINKQMEVGVVFNPIKDQMFTARRGTGAFCNGKKIHCSSVTDLSKALVITELGSSRDPEIINVVMSNLRRLAEKPIAVHSIRLQGSAALNMCSVASGEAELYYECGIHVWDIAAAGIIVEEAGGVTLDPSGKPLDLMARRILAAGNKELADQVSQYLDCIELPRD; encoded by the exons atggcggacgaTTCCGTTCAAACAGGTGAACAAGACATTCAGGAATATTTTGATACTGCGGTAAAAATAGCACGACAGGCAGGGCAG GTGGTGTTTGAAGCTTTCCACAAGGAAAAGAATATTGACACAAAGTCATGTGGAACAGATTTGGTGACAGAAACAGACAAGTATGTGGAGGAATTGATTATTGGAACCCTAGCAGAAAAATTCCCATCTCACAG TTTTATTGGCGAAGAGTCAGTGAGTGCTGGAAAGAAAAGTATTCTCACAGATAATCCTACGTGGATAATTGATCCAATTGATGGTACAACAAACTTCGTTCACAG ATATCCTATGGTAGCTATTTGTATTGGTCTGGCAATCAATAAACAG ATGGAGGTTGGGGTAGTATTCAATCCAATTAAAGATCAGATGTTTACTGCAAGAAGAGGCACTGGGGCATTTTgtaatggaaagaaaattcacTGCTCAAGTGTAACAG ATCTAAGCAAAGCTCTTGTTATCACGGAACTGGGCTCTTCAAGGGATCCTGAAATCATAAATGTTGTGATGTCAAATCTCAGAAGGCTTGCAGAGAAGCCCATTGCAGTTCACAG CATCAGACTACAGGGATCAGCTGCCCTTAACATGTGCTCTGTGGCCAGTGGTGAGGCAGAACTGTATTATGAATGTGGTATCCATGTCTGGGATATTGCAGCAGCAGGAATAATTGTGGAAGAAGCTGGTGGAGTCACACTGGATCCTTCAG GTAAGCCTCTGGATTTGATGGCACGTCGTATATTGGCTGCTGGAAATAAGGAGCTTGCTGATCAAGTTTCTCAGTATTTAGATTGCATCGAGCTTCCTAGAGactag
- the LOC131772354 gene encoding isoaspartyl peptidase/L-asparaginase-like isoform X1, whose protein sequence is MSHSDETSRPCIIVHGGAGEIQIQRRTPCLSAVKEAARIGYLTLLEGKSALDAVEAATQSMEDGGVLNAGQGCYLTEEGTVELDAMIMDGQTLNTGAVACVKNIANPISLARKVMTNTSHCMLAGEGALKFAKKIDFPVLEDPSLLISYRSRQLYEDKKSKHENLGESASSNSKETNVQDDPKKNTDMQLEVHDTVGAVAMDTNGHIAVGVSTGGTSNKMCGRVGDSPLVGSGAYANQQAGAVCTGHGESLLKVLLCRDVVYNVENGMTPHDACRKVINKMAELTGGHGGVICLDKFGNIGLEFNTRKMVWASVTHEGFLKYGIDPGKEIMNHDTPVKEME, encoded by the exons ATGAGTCATTCTGATGAAACTTCCAGGCCGTGTATCATTGTTCACGGAGGTGCTGGGGAAATCCAAATACAGCGCAGAACACCCTGTCTCTCTGCCGTGAAGGAAGCGGCCAGGATTGGATATCTAACGCTATTGGAG ggaaaaaGTGCACTGGATGCCGTGGAGGCAGCTACACAGAGTATGGAGGACGGTGGAGTTCTAAATGCAGGACAAGGATGTTACCTTACAGAAGAAGGAACTGTTGAACTTGATGCCATGATCATGGATGGTCAAACCTTAAACACTG GAGCAGTAGCATGTGTCAAGAATATTGCAAATCCCATTTCTTTGGCACGCAAAGTAATGACAAACACATCTCATTGTATGCTGGCTGGGGAAGGAGCACTGAAATTTgcgaaaaaaatagattttcctGTTTTGGAAGACCCTAGCTTATTGATTAGTTATCGTTCACGACAGTTATATGAAGATAAAAAGTCCAAGCATGAAAATCTCGGAGAATCTGCAAGTTCAAATAGCAAGGAGACAAATGTTCAAGATGACCCCAAGAAGAACACAGACATGCAACTTGAAGTTCATGATACAGTTGGTGCTGTTGCCATGGACACTAATGGACATATTGCTGTTGGTGTCTCAACAG gAGGCACTTCTAATAAGATGTGTGGCAGAGTAGGAGACTCACCCCTGGTAGGGTCAGGTGCTTATGCTAATCAGCAAGCAGGTGCTGTATGTACTGGTCATGGAGAGTCTTTACTTAAAGTGCTCTTATGTAGAGATGTTGTCTACAATGTAGAAAATGGAATGACACCACATGATGCTTGTAGAAAAGTGATTAATAAGATGGCTGAGCTGACTGGAGGTCATGGGGGTGTCATTTGCTTGGACAAGTTTGGAAATATTGGACTGGAATTCAATACAAGAAAGATGGTGTGGGCATCTGTTACACATGAAGGTTTTCTGAAATATGGAATTGATCCCGGAAAAGAAATTATGAACCACGACACTCCAGTTAAGGAAATGGAATGA
- the LOC131772354 gene encoding isoaspartyl peptidase/L-asparaginase-like isoform X2, with protein MSHSDETSRPCIIVHGGAGEIQIQRRTPCLSAVKEAARIGYLTLLEGKSALDAVEAATQSMEDGGVLNAGQGCYLTEEGTVELDAMIMDGQTLNTAVACVKNIANPISLARKVMTNTSHCMLAGEGALKFAKKIDFPVLEDPSLLISYRSRQLYEDKKSKHENLGESASSNSKETNVQDDPKKNTDMQLEVHDTVGAVAMDTNGHIAVGVSTGGTSNKMCGRVGDSPLVGSGAYANQQAGAVCTGHGESLLKVLLCRDVVYNVENGMTPHDACRKVINKMAELTGGHGGVICLDKFGNIGLEFNTRKMVWASVTHEGFLKYGIDPGKEIMNHDTPVKEME; from the exons ATGAGTCATTCTGATGAAACTTCCAGGCCGTGTATCATTGTTCACGGAGGTGCTGGGGAAATCCAAATACAGCGCAGAACACCCTGTCTCTCTGCCGTGAAGGAAGCGGCCAGGATTGGATATCTAACGCTATTGGAG ggaaaaaGTGCACTGGATGCCGTGGAGGCAGCTACACAGAGTATGGAGGACGGTGGAGTTCTAAATGCAGGACAAGGATGTTACCTTACAGAAGAAGGAACTGTTGAACTTGATGCCATGATCATGGATGGTCAAACCTTAAACACTG CAGTAGCATGTGTCAAGAATATTGCAAATCCCATTTCTTTGGCACGCAAAGTAATGACAAACACATCTCATTGTATGCTGGCTGGGGAAGGAGCACTGAAATTTgcgaaaaaaatagattttcctGTTTTGGAAGACCCTAGCTTATTGATTAGTTATCGTTCACGACAGTTATATGAAGATAAAAAGTCCAAGCATGAAAATCTCGGAGAATCTGCAAGTTCAAATAGCAAGGAGACAAATGTTCAAGATGACCCCAAGAAGAACACAGACATGCAACTTGAAGTTCATGATACAGTTGGTGCTGTTGCCATGGACACTAATGGACATATTGCTGTTGGTGTCTCAACAG gAGGCACTTCTAATAAGATGTGTGGCAGAGTAGGAGACTCACCCCTGGTAGGGTCAGGTGCTTATGCTAATCAGCAAGCAGGTGCTGTATGTACTGGTCATGGAGAGTCTTTACTTAAAGTGCTCTTATGTAGAGATGTTGTCTACAATGTAGAAAATGGAATGACACCACATGATGCTTGTAGAAAAGTGATTAATAAGATGGCTGAGCTGACTGGAGGTCATGGGGGTGTCATTTGCTTGGACAAGTTTGGAAATATTGGACTGGAATTCAATACAAGAAAGATGGTGTGGGCATCTGTTACACATGAAGGTTTTCTGAAATATGGAATTGATCCCGGAAAAGAAATTATGAACCACGACACTCCAGTTAAGGAAATGGAATGA